From a single Macrobrachium rosenbergii isolate ZJJX-2024 chromosome 9, ASM4041242v1, whole genome shotgun sequence genomic region:
- the LOC136841938 gene encoding uncharacterized protein — protein MHSLRKRLMKDDAYAKQYSTFMTEMLQKGYAERVTSASQENVWYIPHFGVQHPDKVRVVFDCASNVEGTSLNDLILQGPDMMNSLLGVLVKFRGGLFAYTGDINTMFYQVRVPEHQRDYLRFFWWENSFNEEPAEFRMAVHLFGACSSPSIANLVLKQTASDFGDGFSEGTRDTVANSFYVDDCLRAKDRQDALLSDLFEVKELCKRGGFTLTKYSSPCEEVLSSIPKEWHSKGISGFVDGSGSHKTKALGVQWDLATDELGVQAELVSVPRTKRGLLPTIASIYDPLGILAPVLIEGRIIVQDLCRLKVGWDMELDSDTTDRIRVWVNKLSQTRGMSVPRCLKVIGWESATLVQLHLFSDASIMAVGVAAYLRVADQWGNVSCRFIMGKARVAPLKNISVPRLELSAAVLAVKLGTTILDMIDFKVDDVYYWTDSTTVLRYIKNDQARYQTFVANCVSMIRDGSDQNEWRYVN, from the coding sequence ATGCACAGCCTTCGTAAAAGGTTAATGAAGGATGATGCATATGCTAAGCAATATAGTACCTTCATGACCGAGATGCTACAGAAAGGATATGCTGAGCGAGTGACCTCAGCCAGCCAGGAGAATGTATGGTACATCCCTCATTTTGGTGTACAACATCCAGACAAGGTCCGTGTTGTATTTGACTGTGCGAGCAATGTGGAGGGCACGTCGTTGAATGACCTAATACTGCAGGGACCTGATATGATGAACTCTTTGCTAGGGGTGTTGGTTAAGTTTAGGGGAGGTCTGTTTGCCTATACAGGGGATATAAATACAATGTTTTACCAGGTACGGGTACCAGAACATCAGCGGGACTATCTTAGGTTCTTTTGGTGGGAAAATAGTTTCAATGAGGAGCCAGCTGAATTTAGAATGGCTGTACATCTGTTTGGGGCCTGTTCATCACCAAGCATTGCAAACCTCGTGCTGAAACAGACAGCCAGTGACTTTGGGGATGGGTTCTCTGAGGGAACAAGGGACACTGTGGCTAACAGTTTCTATGTAGATGACTGTTTGAGAGCCAAGGATCGCCAAGATGCCTTGTTAAGTGATTTGTTTGAGGTTAAGGAGCTTTGCAAAAGAGGGGGTTTTACATTGACAAAGTACAGTAGCCCGTGTGAGGAGGTTTTGTCATCCATCCCCAAGGAGTGGCACAGTAAGGGCATTTCAGGGTTCGTAGATGGATCAGGGTCACATAAGACAAAGGCATTGGGAGTACAGTGGGACTTGGCCACTGATGAATTGGGTGTCCAGGCAGAGCTAGTTTCAGTTCCAAGGACTAAACGTGGCTTGTTGCCCACCATAGCATCGATTTATGACCCCCTCGGCATATTGGCACCAGTTTTAATTGAGGGGCGGATAATTGTACAGGACTTGTGTAGATTGAAGGTAGGCTGGGACATGGAATTGGACTCCGACACCACTGACCGCATCAGGGTGTGGGTGAACAAGTTGAGTCAGACTAGAGGGATGAGTGTGCCAAGATGCCTAAAGGTTATTGGGTGGGAGTCAGCTACCCTAGTACAGCTACATTTGTTCTCGGATGCAAGCATCATGGCTGTAGGAGTAGCTGCATACTTGCGAGTTGCAGATCAGTGGGGAAATGTATCTTGTAGATTCATTATGGGAAAAGCAAGGGTAGCGCCATTGAAGAACATTTCAGTACCCCGCCTAGAGCTTAGTGCAGCCGTACTAGCCGTAAAGCTTGGAACCACAATTCTGGACATGATAGATTTCAAGGTGGATGATGTCTATTATTGGACAGATTCAACAACTGTCCTGCGGTATATTAAGAATGATCAAGCAAGATACCAGACATTTGTGGCGAATTGTGTTTCTATGATAAGGGATGGCAGTGACCAGAATGAGTGGAGATATGTTAACTGA
- the LOC136841940 gene encoding uncharacterized protein has translation MSNSVEGLEVRREIGPKKAQVCKTISSGVGSDHRQMGLHKIIHRYSQWIRLLKAVDWFIQFGRYLMYKDRQQLSELNMQLSTQVMSLAENVVVQVAQRMDYEVEIASLDKGNTIRVSSSLRRLRPILRNGLLCVGGRLSLANIAPSKRHPIILPYKGHLTDMVIQYYHEHSNHMGIMYVLGLMREKFWVVKGNAAVRRVLGKCIKCRKAHGKVEQQMADLPPDRVEAGKPPFYHSGVDLFGPFFIKRGRA, from the coding sequence ATGTCCAACAGTGTGGAAGGATTAGAAGTTAGGCGCGAGATAGGTCCCAAAAAGGCTCAAGTTTGCAAAACAATTAGCTCCGGGGTTGGGTCGGATCATAGGCAGATGGGTTTGCATAAAATCATCCACCGCTACTCACAGTGGATCAGGCTCCTCAAAGCCGTGGATTGGTTTATACAATTTGGTAGATATTTAATGTACAAAGACAGGCAGCAGCTTAGCGAGCTAAATATGCAATTGTCCACGCAAGTTATGAGCTTGGCAGAGAATGTGGTTGTCCAGGTGGCACAGCGTATGGATTATGAGGTAGAAATAGCAAGTCTTGATAAGGGTAACACCATTAGGGTTTCCAGCTCCTTAAGAAGATTGAGACCAATCCTGAGGAATGGGCTGTTGTGCGTTGGAGGGAGGTTATCACTGGCAAATATCGCCCCGAGCAAAAGGCATCCAATTATTTTGCCATATAAGGGTCACTTGACTGACATGGTCATCCAGTATTATCATGAGCATTCCAACCATATGGGCATAATGTATGTTCTGGGTCTAATGAGGGAGAAATTTTGGGTGGTTAAGGGCAATGCAGCTGTGAGGCGTGTGCTAGGAAAATGCATCAAGTGTCGCAAGGCACATGGAAAGGTTGAGCAGCAAATGGCCGATCTACCACCCGATCGCGTGGAAGCAGGGAAGCCTCCCTTCTATCACAGCGGGGTAGACCTTTTTGGACCATTCTTCATAAAAAGGGGCAGAGCGTAG